One genomic segment of Candidatus Dadabacteria bacterium includes these proteins:
- the ruvC gene encoding crossover junction endodeoxyribonuclease RuvC, with product MDKNSDTRVMGIDPGSRSCGYGIVDGEGNRLSYVTSGTISPAPRSSASERLNDIYVGILRVIDDYSPSVVSVEEMFFAKNARSAIKLGQSRGIAILAAAQRGIPVSEYAPTRVKLALTGKGRAGKEEIQKMLSYMLGVSEFRSTDESDALAIAICHLNLSRYGLPDSSFSGAGNRRRKKRFTANDLSA from the coding sequence TCATGGGAATCGACCCGGGATCAAGGTCCTGCGGCTACGGAATCGTAGACGGCGAGGGAAACCGGCTGAGCTATGTGACCAGCGGGACGATTTCCCCCGCACCCAGAAGTTCCGCTTCCGAAAGACTGAACGACATCTACGTCGGTATCCTGAGGGTAATTGACGATTACAGCCCTTCGGTCGTATCAGTCGAGGAAATGTTTTTCGCTAAAAACGCTAGAAGCGCCATAAAACTCGGCCAGTCGAGGGGAATAGCGATCCTAGCGGCGGCGCAAAGAGGAATCCCGGTAAGTGAATACGCACCCACCAGGGTAAAGCTTGCCCTGACCGGCAAAGGCAGGGCGGGAAAGGAAGAGATACAGAAAATGCTTTCCTACATGCTCGGAGTCAGCGAATTCCGAAGTACGGATGAGTCCGACGCGCTTGCGATCGCGATCTGCCACTTAAATCTTTCAAGATACGGACTGCCGGACAGCTCATTCAGTGGCGCGGGCAACCGGCGCAGGAAAAAGAGATTCACGGCAAATGATTTATCTGCTTAG
- the ruvA gene encoding Holliday junction branch migration protein RuvA encodes MIYLLRGVIACKEIGTVVVDVNGVGYGVTVPLSTYYDLGAVGKEVELKIHTSLRENSIELFGFLTDAEKKLFEKLIGVSGIGPKAATNVLSNISVSELVRSIVNGNLAQRKIRGIGTRTATKIVNELKDKLDDLATDEEPSESNTMLNDTLSALLNLGYTRAEVEKKTPEIKKIIEVSGSIEDALRDSLKVIRK; translated from the coding sequence ATGATTTATCTGCTTAGAGGCGTAATCGCTTGTAAGGAAATTGGAACCGTCGTCGTCGACGTAAACGGAGTCGGCTACGGCGTTACCGTTCCGCTTTCGACTTACTACGATCTTGGGGCTGTCGGAAAGGAGGTTGAACTGAAAATACACACAAGCCTCAGGGAAAACAGCATTGAACTGTTCGGTTTTCTCACCGATGCGGAAAAAAAACTCTTCGAAAAGCTTATCGGCGTTTCCGGCATAGGACCTAAAGCGGCGACGAACGTGCTGTCCAACATCTCCGTTTCCGAACTTGTAAGATCCATAGTAAACGGGAATCTGGCGCAGAGAAAAATCCGCGGAATCGGCACGAGAACCGCAACAAAGATAGTAAACGAACTCAAGGACAAGCTTGACGATCTTGCCACGGATGAAGAACCTTCGGAGTCAAACACCATGCTTAACGACACACTCTCCGCACTGCTCAACTTGGGTTATACGAGGGCCGAGGTGGAGAAAAAAACCCCCGAGATCAAAAAAATTATCGAGGTCTCGGGTTCTATCGAGGACGCGCTTCGGGATTCTCTTAAGGTAATCAGAAAATAG
- the ruvB gene encoding Holliday junction branch migration DNA helicase RuvB, producing MSQDTERTVSPEYTETDELTDMNLRPAFLRDFIGQPSVKEQVDIFIGAAKARGEALDHVLLSGPPGLGKTTLAHIFANELGVGLHLTSGPVLERTGDLASMLTNLGEKDVLFVDEIHRINRVVEEYLYSAMEDFTIDLMIGEGPTARSVKINLNRFTLIGATTRTGLLTSPFRSRFGVELRLDYYSSEELSRIVKRSSGILGVEITDEGAREMTSRARGTPRIANRLLKRIRDYTQMKSDGRITEPVVRDALSMLEIDSMGLDNLDRAILTAIIEKFGGGPVGIDTISAAVSEDKDTIENVYEPFLIREGLVEKTPRGRKATQLAYRHLGLTPSQGQPKLL from the coding sequence ATGTCACAGGATACAGAAAGAACCGTTTCGCCGGAATACACGGAAACAGATGAACTCACGGATATGAATCTCCGTCCCGCCTTTCTTCGGGACTTTATCGGACAGCCGAGCGTAAAGGAACAGGTCGACATATTCATCGGCGCCGCAAAGGCAAGAGGTGAGGCCCTTGACCACGTACTTCTCTCCGGTCCCCCCGGACTTGGAAAGACGACCCTCGCGCACATATTTGCAAACGAATTGGGCGTAGGTCTTCACCTTACCTCGGGTCCGGTTCTCGAAAGAACAGGAGATCTCGCATCCATGCTCACCAATCTCGGCGAGAAAGACGTGCTTTTCGTTGACGAGATACACAGGATAAACAGGGTCGTCGAGGAATATCTCTATTCAGCAATGGAGGATTTCACAATCGACCTCATGATAGGAGAAGGTCCGACGGCAAGATCCGTGAAAATAAACCTGAACAGGTTTACGCTCATAGGAGCGACCACCAGGACGGGACTTCTCACCTCCCCGTTTCGCTCCCGCTTCGGAGTCGAACTAAGGCTCGATTACTACAGCAGCGAAGAACTTTCAAGAATAGTGAAAAGATCCTCCGGGATTCTGGGAGTCGAGATAACGGACGAAGGCGCCCGCGAGATGACCTCGAGAGCAAGAGGCACCCCCAGGATAGCCAATAGGCTTCTTAAGAGGATTAGGGATTACACCCAGATGAAATCGGACGGGCGGATAACCGAACCCGTGGTTCGGGACGCGCTTTCGATGCTTGAGATCGATTCAATGGGTCTTGACAACCTCGACAGGGCCATACTCACCGCCATAATCGAAAAATTTGGAGGCGGTCCGGTAGGAATAGACACCATCTCGGCCGCGGTAAGCGAAGATAAAGACACAATAGAAAACGTCTACGAACCCTTCCTTATAAGAGAGGGGCTCGTGGAAAAAACTCCCAGGGGAAGAAAAGCTACCCAGCTTGCCTACAGGCACCTCGGACTTACCCCGAGCCAGGGTCAGCCGAAACTTCTCTGA
- the tolQ gene encoding protein TolQ: MLLVSTGPVVKAVLLLLIFMSVFSWAIIYTKFRLLRSSSKKSVAFLNLYHSNEDMRALLSFSEKVGGPVAELFRAGYAEVVKTEKKKSRDEHDSQQNGDMSSRAESVDLVERALNRAMTAEASKLEKSLVFLATTGSSAPFIGLFGTVWGIMNSFIGLAGSKGVPSLEVVAPGIAEALIATAIGLAAAIPATVAYNYFVSQVRAMEAEMENFCAGFLNTAERYLNR; encoded by the coding sequence ATGCTGCTTGTAAGCACCGGACCCGTGGTCAAGGCCGTGCTTTTGCTTTTAATCTTCATGTCCGTTTTTTCCTGGGCGATTATCTACACGAAATTTCGTCTTCTAAGAAGTTCTTCCAAGAAATCAGTTGCGTTTCTCAACCTCTATCATTCAAACGAGGACATGAGGGCGCTTCTTTCCTTCTCGGAGAAAGTCGGTGGTCCCGTTGCCGAACTGTTTAGGGCGGGCTACGCGGAAGTGGTGAAAACAGAAAAGAAGAAAAGCCGGGACGAACACGACTCACAGCAAAATGGAGACATGTCTTCTCGCGCCGAATCCGTGGACCTAGTGGAAAGAGCTCTTAACAGAGCGATGACCGCTGAGGCTTCGAAGCTCGAGAAATCCCTGGTCTTTCTTGCCACCACTGGCAGTTCCGCCCCGTTCATAGGACTGTTCGGAACCGTTTGGGGTATTATGAATTCCTTCATAGGGCTCGCGGGAAGTAAAGGGGTTCCCTCGCTCGAGGTCGTGGCTCCTGGAATCGCGGAGGCGCTTATAGCGACCGCAATAGGTCTTGCCGCCGCTATTCCCGCCACGGTGGCCTACAATTACTTCGTCAGCCAAGTAAGAGCGATGGAAGCGGAAATGGAGAATTTCTGCGCCGGATTTCTCAACACGGCGGAGAGGTATCTAAACAGGTAG
- the tolR gene encoding protein TolR has protein sequence MAAGKFNTGSRRSVLSEINVTPFVDVMLVLLVIFMVTTPILYQGIKVSLPQTVSSKIPVKNQKRITVTLTGSGNIFLEDKSYPLSQIGAALSKLMEAEGTAPDSGRVFLRADKSVKYGFVVKVIDEIKKTGVQKLSLVTESKNIRDKKADM, from the coding sequence ATGGCAGCGGGAAAATTCAATACGGGTTCGCGCAGATCGGTCCTCTCCGAGATAAACGTCACTCCCTTTGTTGACGTGATGCTGGTTCTGCTGGTCATTTTCATGGTCACCACTCCCATACTCTATCAGGGAATCAAGGTAAGCCTTCCGCAGACAGTGTCTTCTAAAATCCCCGTAAAAAACCAGAAAAGAATAACCGTAACCCTGACGGGATCCGGAAATATATTCCTCGAAGACAAAAGCTATCCACTCTCCCAGATTGGCGCCGCCCTGAGTAAACTCATGGAAGCGGAAGGAACGGCGCCCGACAGCGGGCGGGTTTTTCTAAGAGCCGATAAATCGGTTAAATACGGATTTGTGGTAAAGGTAATAGACGAAATAAAAAAAACCGGCGTCCAAAAACTAAGCCTCGTCACGGAGTCAAAAAACATAAGGGATAAAAAAGCGGACATGTAA